From Linepithema humile isolate Giens D197 chromosome 8, Lhum_UNIL_v1.0, whole genome shotgun sequence, one genomic window encodes:
- the LOC137001483 gene encoding uncharacterized protein gives MLKYTGIKFELLTDIDMVLFVERGIRGGLSQCSNRYAAANNKYMSSYDPSEPSSYLMYYDVNNLYGWAMCQPLPYAKFRWADDVASFDVMSVASDSATGYVLEVDLEYPVNLHDAHSDLPFCPTRDKPPGKREVKLLATLYDKQRYVIHYRNLQQCVLHGLRIAKIHRVLQFAQSPWLRGYIELNTQFRTLASNEF, from the coding sequence ATGTTGAAGTACACGGGCATCAAGTTCGAGTTGCTCACAGACATCGATATGGTGCTGTTTGTCGAGCGCGGTATACGCGGCGGTCTCAGCCAATGCTCCAACCGATACGCCGCCGCCAACAACAAATACATGTCATCGTACGATCCATCGGAACCGTCATCGTACCTAATGTACTATGATGTAAACAACTTGTACGGCTGGGCAATGTGTCAACCGTTGCCCTACGCCAAATTTCGATGGGCCGATGATGTCGCGAGCTTTGACGTAATGTCCGTTGCATCCGATTCGGCTACCGGTTACGTGCTGGAAGTCGATCTCGAGTATCCGGTGAATCTTCACGACGCGCACTCCGACCTGCCATTCTGCCCGACGCGCGATaagccgcccggcaagcgggagGTCAAGTTACTCGCAACGCTGTACGATAAGCAGCGTTATGTCATTCACTACCGTAATCTGCAGCAATGCGTGCTACATGGCCTgcgaattgcaaagattcaccgcgtactgcaattcgcgcaatctccaTGGCTCCGCGGATACATAGAACTGAATACACAGTTTCGGACACTCGCGAGTAATGAattctag
- the LOC137001482 gene encoding uncharacterized protein, whose amino-acid sequence MIAKPNFHSRSVFSEDLVAVELRKLEVKFDKPIYVGMCILDISKTCLYEFHYEYMAPLYRDNCKIMYTDTDSLIYFLQCEVAYRDMKRDISKFDTSDYSEDNVYGIPRANKKVPGLMKDENNGAIMTEFVGLRAKMYALRVTGQKDVKKVKGVKKNVVARTIMFDDYTRCLNDEIELTRRQSCIRSKMHEVYTVSESKLALSPYDDKRHVVSESTDTLPWGHYKIQL is encoded by the coding sequence ATGATCGCGAAACCGAATTTCCACAGCCGAAGCGTGTTCTCGGAGGATCTAGTCGCCGTAGAGTTGCGAaaactcgaagtgaaattcgacaagccgatctacgtgggtatgtgcatcctcgacatatccaagacctgcttgtacgagtttcactacgagtacatggcgcctctctaccgcgacaattgcaaaattatgtataccgataccgacagtctgatatactttctacaatgCGAGGTCGCGTATCGGGATATGAAAcgcgatatttcaaaattcgaCACGAGCGACTACTCCGAGGACAACGTTTACGGTATACCGCGCGCTAACAAGAAAGTACCCGGTCTGATGAAAGACGAGAACAACGGCGCGATCATGACGGAATTTGTCGGACTGAGAGCGAAGATGTACGCGTTGAGAGTCACCGGACAAAAAGATGTCAAAAAAGTTAAAGgcgtaaagaaaaatgtagtCGCCAGAACTATAATGTTTGACGATTACACTCGGTGTCTCAACGACGAAATCGAGCTAACACGGCGTCAATCGTGCATCCGCTCAAAGATGCACGAGGTGTACACCGTGTCGGAGTCGAAGCTCGCGCTCAGTCCGTACGATGATAAGCGACACGTCGTATCCGAATCCACCGATACTCTACCATGGGGACATTACAAGatacaattgtaa
- the LOC105667333 gene encoding uncharacterized protein codes for MERDLTVRAANIKTLGEFLPWDYECDEYLDSLRQKCRKRQRTGVVNSLVAQIVRLEGVRKIIQERFVPIGAGYGGYEKKGYTWKEIETAFRNRVLTGAVVNHEYIDPREFLGEIRNTVIERIQGVMVEHNSVKINTAFNGEFIAGDKTAVKTIATKNQEIYPTSDLNEWYTKHVVDVIQASLEEFQERDSGWALSRILNLTINVNKLNPLRAGCHIELPRKVTLKRAVVNVKSNDNACFAWAVVAALHPAEKYPERVSQYPHYSTVLNLCDIEFPMTLPQISKFEKMNAISVNVFTTEDSKIVPLRLTDDKKEKHVNLLYVCKNNDAHFACIKNLPRLVSSQLSMHKCKKYICDRCLHYFYIQEKLSAHSIDCGKMNDCAVVLPSEDDKWLTFRNYNRKERLPFVVYADLECTLEKKDGQDGTTYVYQHHNVFSVGYYVSCTYNNSLSGYKS; via the exons ATGGAGCGCGATCTCACCGTACGAGCAGCGAATATCAAAACGTTGGGAGAGTTCCTTCCATGGGACTACGAGTGCGACGAGTACCTCGATTCTCTGAGGCAAAAATGTCGCAAGAGACAACGAACCGGAGTAGTGAACTCTCTGGTGGCGCAAATTGTGCGTCTGGAGGGTGTGAGGAAGATCATTCAAGAGCGTTTTGTGCCCATCGGTGCTGGATACGGCGGATACGAGAAGAAGGGCTACACGTGGAAGGAGATCGAGACGGCGTTTAGGAACCGTGTGCTGACGGGTGCGGTTGTCAATCACGAATACATCGATCCTCGTGAATTTTTGGGAGAGATAAGAAATACCGTCATCGAACGGATCCAGGGCGTCATGGTGGAACACAACAGCGTCAAGATTAACACCGCGTTCAACGGGGAATTCATCGCGGGCGACAAGACTGCCGTGAAGACCATCGCCACGAAGAATCAAGAGATATATCCAACATCTGATCTAAACGAGTGGTACACGAAGCATGTGGTTGACGTCATACAGGCATCTCTGGAGGAGTTTCAGGAACGTGATAGCGGATGGGCGTTGTCACGTATCCTGAACCTAACAATCAACGTCAACAAGTTGAATCCTCTACGCGCGGGATGCCACATCGAGTTACCGCGGAAAGTTACGTTAAAAAGGGCAGTGGTCAACGTGAAATCAAACGATAATGCGTGCTTTGCGTGGGCAGTAGTAGCAGCTTTACATCCAGCGGAAAAGTACCCGGAAAGAGTATCGCAGTACCCGCACTATTCAACGGTGCTGAATCTGTGCGACATCGAGTTCCCCATGACGCTGCcacaaatatcaaagtttgagAAAATGAACGCCATCTCCGTCAACGTCTTTACCACCGAAGACTCCAAAATCGTCCCTCTGCGGCTCACCGACGACAAAAAGGAGAAGCACGTCAACCTGCTATACGTGTGTAAAAACAACGATGCACACTTTGCGTGCATAAAGAACCTGCCGCGGTTGGTGAGCTCACAACTGAGCATgcacaaatgtaaaaagtacatttgcgatcg gtgTTTACACTACTTTTATATACAGGAGAAATTATCGGCGCACAGCATCGACTGCGGGAAAATGAACGACTGCGCCGTCGTTCTCCCCAGCGAGGACGACAAGTGGCTGACGTTCCGCAATTACAACCGGAAGGAGCGGCTCCCGTTTGTAGTGTACGCCGATCTCGAATGTACGCTCGAGAAGAAGGATGGACAAGACGGCACCACATACGTCTATCAGCATCACAATGTGTTTAGCGTAGGATATTATGTAAGTTGCACGtacaataattctttatcCGGGTATAAGTCGTAA
- the LOC137001675 gene encoding uncharacterized protein, translated as MSIKAIHLEIVSDLTTEGFLAALRRFVARRGLPQHIYSDNGTNFVGANNQLRELYVLLNSQEHKEHVDKFASNHRITWHFIPPMAPHFGGLWESSVKIFKHHFKRVVGDSLFTFEELNTFVIEIEGILNSRPITSLSSDPNDLLVLSPAHYLIGKPLTTLPEGDLSHVPANRLSTWQHISKVRQDFWSRWRLEYLNELQVRSKWAKEGSKIDIGTVVLLKERNLPCTQWAMGRITSVHPGDDGIIRAVTVKTASGQVKRAVNQLCPLPTEQ; from the coding sequence ATGTCCATAAAGGCGATACATCTCGAAATCGTCAGCGACTTAACAACGGAAGGATTTCTCGCGGCATTACGGCGATTCGTAGCGAGACGAGGATTACCGCAACATATCTATTCGGATAACGGAACTAATTTCGTGGGCGCGAATAACCAGCTTAGAGAATTATACGTTTTGCTCAATTCTCAAGAACATAAAGAACATGTAGACAAATTCGCGAGTAACCATCGGATAACATGGCATTTTATACCGCCAATGGCTCCGCATTTCGGGGGATTGTGGGAATCAAgcgtgaaaatttttaagcatCACTTTAAACGAGTTGTGGGTGATTCATTGTTCACCTTCGAGGAATTGAACACTTTCGTTATTGAAATAGAAGGAATATTGAACTCCCGACCAATCACTTCCCTTTCCTCTGATCCGAACGACTTGCTGGTTCTGTCACCAGCCCACTACTTAATTGGTAAACCGCTAACGACCCTTCCGGAGGGTGACTTGTCACATGTTCCAGCCAATCGCTTGTCCACCTGGCAACACATAAGCAAGGTGCGGCAGGACTTCTGGTCACGTTGGAGGCTTGAATACTTGAATGAACTCCAAGTACGCAGCAAATGGGCAAAAGAAGGATCGAAAATCGATATCGGAACAGTTGTTCTTTTGAAAGAAAGGAATCTGCCATGCACTCAATGGGCAATGGGCCGAATCACGAGCGTGCATCCAGGTGATGATGGAATCATACGAGCCGTGACCGTCAAAACTGCGTCTGGACAAGTGAAGAGAGCGGTCAATCAATTATGTCCGTTGCCGACCGAACAGTGA